The sequence below is a genomic window from Paenibacillus silvisoli.
CAGGTTTGGCTGACCAAGCGCAAGGAGGTTGAAGCGTAAATGGAACGCAGAGAATCGTACACCGCTGCCATACTGGTGCTGGAGCTTGTGACAGCGCTGCTCGCGCTGCTGTTCCTGTCGCCGTTTTATTTTGTCATCGCCAACTCGTTCAAGACATTGGGTGAAATCCTGCTCAATGCGGCAAGATGGCCGACCGAATATCATTGGGACAATTATTCGAAGGTGTGGGAGCAAATCGACTTCCCGCGCGTCTTTATGAACTCGATTCTCATTACGGTGTTCAGCGTCGCCGGGATCGTCCTGATCAGCACGATGTGCGCGTACCGTCTCGTACGAAGCCCGTCCACCTTCAACAAAATCTTATTTAACGCTTTAGTGGCCTCGATGATCATTCCATTCCAATCCATCATGCTGCAGCTCGTACGTGTTACCTCGCTGATCGAACTGCGCGGGCACATATACGGGATTGTCGCATGCTATCTCGGATTTGGGCTGCCGCTCTCGATGTTTCTGTTTCACGGCTTCATCAAGAGCGTGCCGATCGAGATTGAGGAGGCCGCCGTCGTGGACGGCAGCTCGCCTTACGGGGTGTTTTGGCGCATTGTATTTCCATTGCTTTCCCCGATTATCGTGACGGTTGTCATTCTCAACACGTTATGGATTTGGAACGACTACCTGCTGCCGGTGCTCGTCATCGGAGGCAACAGGGATTTAACGACCATTCCGCTCGGTATTACGAAATTTTTCGGCCAATACACGAAGCAATGGAATTTGGCGCTGCCAGGCCTGGCCATCGGCATCGCGCCGGTCATCGCGTTCTTCCTTTTCCTGCAAAAGTACATTGTTGAGGGCATTACGGCCGGATCGATCAAAGGGTAAACCATACGTTTCACAGTTCACCATCAAATGGAGGGTACAGACATGAAAAAAATCGCCTCATTAGCGCTGATCACCGCGCTTGTCAGCTTACTGGCAAGCGGCTGCGGCGCCAAGAACGACAACACCGCCAATAACGGAGGAAACACTGGCGGAGAAACGCCTTCAAAAGACGTGACCATAAAAGTGTTCCAGTTTAAAGTCGAGATCGCCGACCAGCTTCAAAAAATGGCGGAGGACTACGAGAAGGAAACCGGCGTTAAAGTCGACGTGGAAACGCACGGCGGCGGCGAAGACTACGGCGCGCTGCTGAAAGCCGCGATTGCCGCGGGCTCCGAACCGGAGATTTTCAACAACGGCGGCTACAACTCGCTGACCGCTTACCAGGACCGCGCAACCGACCTGTCGGGCGAGCCTTGGGTGGCGAATCTGCTGGAGACGACGAAAGCGCCGACGACCGTTGACGGCAAGCTGTATGGCATGCCGATGAATACGGAAGGCTTCGGCCTGATTTACAACAAAGACTTGTTCACCAAGGCCGGCATTACGACCGAGCCGAAGACGCTGCCCGAGCTGACGGATGCCGTCAACAAGCTGAAAGCAGCCGGCATTACGCCGTTCGAAACGACGAACGAATGGTGGTCGCTCGGCATCCACTTGGCCGACGTCGCGATCGCCAACCAACCGGACCCCGCCAAATTCGTGGAAGACTGGAAAGCGGGCAAAGAGAAAGCGGCCGGCAACAAGGTGTTCGGCGAGTGGATCAACCTGGTCGACCTGATCTTCAAAAACGCGCAAAAAGATATGCTGACGACCGACTATGCGACGCAAGTCGCGAGCTTCGCGGCCGGCAAAGCGGCGATGATGCAGCAAGGCAACTGGACGCAAGCCGATATCGACAAAGTGACGCCGGATATGAAGCTCGGCATGCTGCCGCTGCCGATCAACGATCAACCGGGTCATGTGTACGTCGGCGTGCCGAACAACTGGATCGTCAACAGCAAATCCGCGAATCCGGATGAAGCGAAGAAGTTCTTGAACTGGATGGTCAGCTCCGATACGGGCAAAAATTATTTGACGAAGGAATTCCACTTCATGCCGGCGCTCACCACCATCGATGCTACCGAAGCGGACATCGGCCAAATCGCGGCTTCCGTCAAAGCGCAGTCCAAGGACGCGCTCGGCTGGTACTGGGACCGGTTCCCGGACGGCACGACGCAAGGCTTCGGCGCTGCGATGCAGGAGTATCAAGGCGGCACGATCAGCAAGGACCAGCTCCTTGCGAAGTTTGACAAAACCGTTGCCGACATGATGAAGAAATAAAGGTTGGCATGACAAAATCCCCGGGAGTCACTTCACATGGAGTGGCGCCCGGGGATTCTTTTTGGAGCTGCCTAGTAGGACGCTTCGACTTTGCGGATCTCGTCGTTCAGCGCGCTTAGGTCCGGAATTGACGACGTCTTGGCATCCGACAGCTTGTATTTTTGCTTCAGCATCAGAATGCGCTTCACGCTTTCGTCGATCCGCGCCTCCGATATGTCGCCCCGCGCCACGCTGTTCGTCAGCGCCGCCAGAATGGCGTCCACATTCTCGTACTCATGCGCCACCAGCAAAATATCGCTTCCCGCCTTCACCGACAGCACCGCCGCTTCACCCATTCCATAATGGTCCGAGATGGCGCCCATCGTGAGATCGTCCGTCATCACGACGCCCTTGAAGCCGAGCTCGCCGCGCAGCTCGTCCGTAATGATCGCGCGCGACAGCGATGCGGGCACGTCTTTGTCGATCTTCGGGAACAAAATATGCGCGATCATGACCGCATCCGCCCCCTCCTTGATGGCCGCTCTGAACGGAACCCATTCGAAGGCTTGCAGCTGCTTGAGGCTTTTGTTCACGACCGGCAGCTCCAGATGCGAATCGACCGACGTATCGCCATGCCCCGGAAAATGCTTCACGACCGGGATAACCCCTGCCGCCTGCAAGCCATCCATTACCGCGGTCCCCATCTGCGTCACGACCTCGGCCGTCGCGCCGAACGAGCGGTCGCCGATTACCGGGTTATCCGGATTGCTGTTGATGTCCAGCACAGGGGCGAAGTCCACGTTGAACCCCATCGTCTTGCTCGCCTGTCCCAGCAATCCGCCGATTTGCGATGCATAGGCGCGGTCTCCCGAATCGCCGACTACCCTGCCGCTCGGAAACTTCACAAGGCCCGGAAGCCGGCTCACCCGCCCTCCTTCCTCGTCGACGGTGACAAGCAGCGGCGACGCATTGCCTTTGTTCCATGCCTTCAGCTGATTGACGTAAGCGGCCACGGTCGCCGGCGTCTTCACGTTATTGCCGTAGAAAATAACGCCGCCCACATGCTGCCGTTCGATCATCCGCCGCGCCGACGCGCTAGCCTTCGTGCCGTCCACGCCGGCGATGATCATGGCGCCCAGCTTCTCGTTCAGCGTCATGCTTGCCAGCGTCTTTGCGGCCTGCTCTTCCGGCGTAGGCGGGGCAGGCTCGGCTGGTTCAGCCGGCTGTTCGTCTGGCTGCTCCGCGGGCTGTTCGGCTGGCTGCTCCGCGGGCTGTTCGGCGGGCTGCTCCGCCGGCTGCGTCGGTTCCGACGGTTCGGCCAAGTTATGCTTTGCGCATGAGCTTGTTAACCCAACCATCAAAGCCGATGCCAGCATGATCATCAAGAGTTTCTTCCTCATAAATCGCTCACCTCTCTATATCCATCACCTCTTGTCAGTATCTCCAAATCATTCCGCGCGAAATCGAAAAAGTCCTTGATTGCTCAAGGACTCCCGCGTACTTTATTTTTCTATTAGATCGTCCACAAGCTCCAATCGCCTCGCCGCTTGCCGATCGCGTCGACCCAGCGCAGCGTCACGTCGAACAACTCGTCGCGCGACGCCTTCGAGGAGAACGTGTGGTCACCCTGCAAAATGACCTCTTTGTCGCAATTGCCTTCTTTGCGCAGCCAGAACATTTTTTGATATAGGAAGCAGTAGTCGACGGGAATGACCGTATCCGCCGTGCCGTGCACGATCAGCACGTCGCCGCCGTAGCCGCGAAGCTCCGTTAGCGGCTGAAACTGCGCGAGCGAGTCCGTGAACCGCTTCGTAAACTGATAATGCATATGATCGGTCGTGCCGACCGTGTCAATCTCTTGAATCGCCTTGGTGCCGATAATGTTGCGAATATCCATGAACGGGTGAGCGACCGGTGCCCACATGACGAGCGACTTCACGCGCGAATCGCGGGCGGCCGTCAGCACCGCGACCGCGCCGCCGAGGCTGTGGCCGACCAGAATGAGCCGCTCCGCATCGACCATATCCAGGCTGAGCGCGTAGTCGATCACCGTCCGCGTCTGCTCGATCAGTTCATCCAGCCCGCCGCTGCCGTAGTCGCCGGTGCTTTCGCCGCAGCCGCCGTAATCGAAGCGCAGCACGAGGTAGCCGCTGCGCGTCAGCCGCTCCGCAGCCTCGACGAACAGCCGGTCCGTTCCCATCCGGTTGCCGATAAAGCCGTGGCAAATGATGATGAGCGGATATTTAGCCGCCGCTTGCTTCGCTTCGTTATCAATGCGGGGATATTGCAGCACGCCGGACAATTCCAGGCCGCCGCTGCGGATCGTTATCGGATGATTCATAATCGGCACCACCTTATTCCTATAATTCCTACCAACTTTGTTGGAATTAGAATAGCATGGGTTTGACGGTCCCGTCAATGGCTGGTTGAGCCTAAAAAAAAGCTCAATGTTGTATTTAGTACATTCAACTGCCAATCTGCGCGTATTGGGGTCAATCCTGCACTTTTCACAACACTTCCGCACCCTGCCACGCATTTCGTTTCATATGCTGCACTTTATACAACATTCACTATTAGGAGGAATCTGAAAACACGAAAAAGAGAGGGGACTGGCCCTCCCTTAAACGGCCAACTATATCGATGCGGCGCATCCGCGCGCGTTACTCCGCTGGCTCATCTCCGGCCCCGACATGCTTCAACGCCTCGCGAACGCTCAGCGGCGACAGCTCCGTCTCCGCGACGAACCGCTGCACGGCTGCCGCGTCCGTCTTCGCGTACTCCCGCAGCGCCCAGCCGATCGCTTTGCGGATGAAAAACTCCGTCTCATGCGCGGTCCGGCGGATGAGCGAGAAGAGCAGCTCCGCATCCGTCCGCCCTTTGTAGCCAAGCTGGTACAAAATCGCGGTGCGGCGCAGCCACATGTCTTCAGACGCGATCCACTTCTCCGTATACACCGATACCAGCTCCGGGTAACGGGTAAATACGTTTCCGACCTGATGGCTCGCGAGCAAGTCGACCGTATCCCACCACGAATGCGTCGTAATGAGCTCTTCGAGCAGTCCGACTTGCCCGGCATCGGCATCTTTCTTCCGTTTCTCCAGCAGCATCATCGCCGCATAATGAAACTCCCGCTCCGGCTTCGACCACAGCTCGCGGACGACAGCCTCGAGCTCCTCCCCGGCTGGCACGCCATGCTCCTTCATAAACTGCTTGACCAGCGCGTTCCGCTCCGGCGTCCGAATGCCGAGGAACGGAAACAGATGGCGCATGTACGCTTCCATGGACTCCGCCAGTTCCCGATTGGCATGCGCTCGAAGCACTGACTCCAGCTCGCTAGTATAGGTATGTTGCCGCATCTCTACCGACATGATCACTCACAGCCTCCTTATGTATGTCCCGATTATAGCAAAGAAAGCAAATGGTTTCGTAACTCGCCGGCACACCTCAGCATAACTATCACCCGGGAAATATCGCGAACGACAAAAAAGCGGCATAAGTGTCGTCAACCAACACTCATCCGCCTAAAATTGACCCTATGCGCATCTATTCCGCCGCAAATAGCAGCATGTCACATTTAGTTACACCAAGTTGTCGGTCACTGTCGAACCAGCGAGCATCTCGCCGATGCCTTTTGTCCAGTCGCGCGAGTCAAAGTATACTTAATTCAGGCACTCGCGCTCGCGTTCAAATCCACGCCTAAACTCAGACTCAAACCGCCACCCGGCCGGCCGCCCGCACAGTCGCCCACGGCACCGTCCAGTTCTGCTTCGCCTTCCACCGACGCACGGCCTCCGCCGAAATATTTGCTCATCGCGACGACCATGCTGCCCATCCGTTCTTCCTCCGGAAACAGCACCCTTTCGACCCCCTCCTCCTGCATCGCTTCCGCGGTCACCTTGCCTACGGCAACGGCCAGCACCCGGCTTGCAAAGGCGGCGCGCACCGCCTCCAACCGCCCGAGCTTCGCCGCGCTGCCCATGACATAGCGCACCTGCACCGTGCTCGTCAGCGCAACGGCTTCCACCTGACCGCTCACGATTTCCTCGATCAGCGTCGCCACGACATCGCCTTCCGGCGCGACATGCCGGTACGGCAGCAGCTCCTCGCAAAGCGCGCCGCGGGCGGCCAGCTCCCCGATCAGCCGCGGCGCGGGATCGCCATACAGCTGCAGAGCAACGCTCCGCCCGCACAGATCGTATGCGCCCATCGCGCGCAGCAGCCCGGCCGTCGTGCCGTCGTCGTCGCGCACCTCGGGCGCAATGCCCAGCTTGCGCAGCACGTTGACGGTTTTGTAGCCGCGGGAGGCGATTCTCATCGCGCCAAGCGCCTGAACGAACGGCTCCGCCAGCCCGAGCCGTTCGGCCGTTTGCAGCAGCGCCTCCGTGCCGACGCCGGTCGTCAGCACCAGCCAGTCAGGCGGGCGCACGATAAGCCTGCTAAGCTGCTCGCCCACCTGCGAGTCGTCGAGAAACACCGTCCCCTGAGCAGGCCGCAGAACGGCCGAGCCCCCGAACTTCGCGATCATTTTGCTAAGCTCATCCGCTTTACGCGGCCCTGTAACCGCGATTCTTACGCCTTCTAATCGCGCCATCGCTATCGCCCCCTTCGCCTCTCCACAACCGCCGACAGCCTAGACTAGCCTAGGAAACCTTACGCACACCAGCACCCTCCGGCACCTGCAGCACGACATTCCCCGACCCGTCCACGCGGGCGGCAAACGTCTCGACACAGCCCTCGTCGGGCGCCTGAACGAGCCCGTCATGCAAATCGATCTTCCAATCGTGCAGCGGACAATACACATGATGGTCGCACACGATACCCTCGGACAGCTTGCCGTTCTTGTGCGGACACCGATTCTCGACCGCCCGGACCGAACCGTCCGACAGCTTGAAGAGCGCAAGCTCCACGTCGCCAAGCCGCACGACGCGCCCCGCCCGCTCAGGAAACTCCGAAATATGGCCGATGATCATTTCGTTCATGCTCCTCATCCTCTCCTCCGCGGGCCGCCGAAGCGGCCGCGCACTCTCTATTTAGGGCTTCGCCGGTCCATCCGGCACCGACACCGACGCTGACGCAGCCGCCGCTTCCGTATCGACCGGCGCGGTCAGCGCATCGAAGGCGTTCCGCAGATCGTCATTTTCGATAATTTGCTTCCACGGGTCCTGCATCAGGTCGAGCGTCCGGTCAATCCGCGCATTCAGCGCATCGCGATCCTCCTGCTTCTCCAACGCCGCCTTAATCGTATCCAGCCCGATCCGAATCGACCACTCGCTCGTACGCTCCATATAGTTGGCGGTTTCCCGGTAATATTGCAGATAAGCGCCCGTCCACGCCAGCACTTCCTCCTCGGTTTTCACCTTCGTCAACAGGTCCGCCGCCCGCACCCGGGTACCGCCGTTGCCGGCCACATAGATCTCCCAGCCGCCGTCGATCGCGACGACGCCAAGATCCTTGATCGTCGCCTCCGCGCAGTTGCGCGGGCAGCCCGAAACGGCAAGCTTCACTTTATGCGGCGTATTCAGCCGCTCGAACTTCTTCTCGAGATCGACGCCCATCTTGATCGCGTCCTGCGTCCCGAAGCGGCAAAACGTATTGCCGACGCAGGTTTTCACCGTGCGCAGCGCCTTGCCGTACGCATAACCGGACGGCATATCGAGATCCTTCCACATGCCGGGCAGATCCTCTTTCTTGACGCCGAGCAGGTCGATGCGCTGGCCGCCGGTGATTTTGACGAGCGGCACCTGGTACTTCTCGGCCACCGTCGCGATCTTCTTCAAATCCTCCGGCGTCGTTACGCCGCCGTAGATGCGCGGAACGACCGAGAACGTGCCGTCCTTCTGAATGTTCGCATGATTGCGCTCGTTGACGAAACGCGATTCCAGCTCATCCTCGTGCTCCTCCGGGAACGCCATGCCAAGGTAATAATTGAGCGCCGGCCGGCATTTGGAGCAGCCCTCGGGATTGTTCCACTCCAGCACATGCATGACTTCCTTCGTCGTCGTCAGATGCATTTGCCGGATCGCGCCGACCACCTCATCGCGGGACAGCGGCGTACAGCCGCAAATCCCTTCTTTCACCACCGCAACCTGATCGGCCCCGAGCGTCGTTGCCAAAATCGCCTCGACAAGCGGCTTGCAGCCGCCGCATCCGCCTGACGCTTTCGTGCACGCCTTCAGCTCGCCGACGCTGACGCAGCCTTTCTCCGCGATCGCTTCCACCAGCGTATCCTTGGTCACGCCGTTGCAGCCGCACACGATTTCATCGCCGCTCATCGCGGCGACCAAATCCGCCGTGCTTACCGTTTTGCCGCCTGCCCCTCCGCCGCTACCGCCGGAAGGACCGAACAGCACCTCTTTCTCATTCCCCGTAAAATCTTTCCCGCTTCGAATAGCCGAAAACAGCCTAGAGCTGTCGCTCGTATCGCCGAATAGCACGGCGCCGATCACTTTGCCGTTCGCGAAAACGACCTTCTTGTAGATGCCGTCCAAATCATCCTGCACGCGAAGCGACTTCGTCCCCGGCTCATCCACGAAGCTTCCGGCCGAGAACACGTTCACGCCGGAAACCTTCAGCTTCGTCGACAGCACCGAGCCATGGTAGCCCTCGGTTTCCACGCCGGCCAGCCTCTTCGCCAGCACCGCGCCTTGCTCATACAGCGGCGCGACCAATCCGTACACGACCCCGCGATGCTCGACGCACTCGCCCACAGCGGAGATGCCGGGA
It includes:
- a CDS encoding carbohydrate ABC transporter permease encodes the protein MERRESYTAAILVLELVTALLALLFLSPFYFVIANSFKTLGEILLNAARWPTEYHWDNYSKVWEQIDFPRVFMNSILITVFSVAGIVLISTMCAYRLVRSPSTFNKILFNALVASMIIPFQSIMLQLVRVTSLIELRGHIYGIVACYLGFGLPLSMFLFHGFIKSVPIEIEEAAVVDGSSPYGVFWRIVFPLLSPIIVTVVILNTLWIWNDYLLPVLVIGGNRDLTTIPLGITKFFGQYTKQWNLALPGLAIGIAPVIAFFLFLQKYIVEGITAGSIKG
- a CDS encoding ABC transporter substrate-binding protein, encoding MKKIASLALITALVSLLASGCGAKNDNTANNGGNTGGETPSKDVTIKVFQFKVEIADQLQKMAEDYEKETGVKVDVETHGGGEDYGALLKAAIAAGSEPEIFNNGGYNSLTAYQDRATDLSGEPWVANLLETTKAPTTVDGKLYGMPMNTEGFGLIYNKDLFTKAGITTEPKTLPELTDAVNKLKAAGITPFETTNEWWSLGIHLADVAIANQPDPAKFVEDWKAGKEKAAGNKVFGEWINLVDLIFKNAQKDMLTTDYATQVASFAAGKAAMMQQGNWTQADIDKVTPDMKLGMLPLPINDQPGHVYVGVPNNWIVNSKSANPDEAKKFLNWMVSSDTGKNYLTKEFHFMPALTTIDATEADIGQIAASVKAQSKDALGWYWDRFPDGTTQGFGAAMQEYQGGTISKDQLLAKFDKTVADMMKK
- the nagZ gene encoding beta-N-acetylhexosaminidase, which translates into the protein MRKKLLMIMLASALMVGLTSSCAKHNLAEPSEPTQPAEQPAEQPAEQPAEQPAEQPDEQPAEPAEPAPPTPEEQAAKTLASMTLNEKLGAMIIAGVDGTKASASARRMIERQHVGGVIFYGNNVKTPATVAAYVNQLKAWNKGNASPLLVTVDEEGGRVSRLPGLVKFPSGRVVGDSGDRAYASQIGGLLGQASKTMGFNVDFAPVLDINSNPDNPVIGDRSFGATAEVVTQMGTAVMDGLQAAGVIPVVKHFPGHGDTSVDSHLELPVVNKSLKQLQAFEWVPFRAAIKEGADAVMIAHILFPKIDKDVPASLSRAIITDELRGELGFKGVVMTDDLTMGAISDHYGMGEAAVLSVKAGSDILLVAHEYENVDAILAALTNSVARGDISEARIDESVKRILMLKQKYKLSDAKTSSIPDLSALNDEIRKVEASY
- a CDS encoding alpha/beta hydrolase family protein — protein: MNHPITIRSGGLELSGVLQYPRIDNEAKQAAAKYPLIIICHGFIGNRMGTDRLFVEAAERLTRSGYLVLRFDYGGCGESTGDYGSGGLDELIEQTRTVIDYALSLDMVDAERLILVGHSLGGAVAVLTAARDSRVKSLVMWAPVAHPFMDIRNIIGTKAIQEIDTVGTTDHMHYQFTKRFTDSLAQFQPLTELRGYGGDVLIVHGTADTVIPVDYCFLYQKMFWLRKEGNCDKEVILQGDHTFSSKASRDELFDVTLRWVDAIGKRRGDWSLWTI
- a CDS encoding DNA alkylation repair protein, encoding MSVEMRQHTYTSELESVLRAHANRELAESMEAYMRHLFPFLGIRTPERNALVKQFMKEHGVPAGEELEAVVRELWSKPEREFHYAAMMLLEKRKKDADAGQVGLLEELITTHSWWDTVDLLASHQVGNVFTRYPELVSVYTEKWIASEDMWLRRTAILYQLGYKGRTDAELLFSLIRRTAHETEFFIRKAIGWALREYAKTDAAAVQRFVAETELSPLSVREALKHVGAGDEPAE
- a CDS encoding uroporphyrinogen-III synthase produces the protein MARLEGVRIAVTGPRKADELSKMIAKFGGSAVLRPAQGTVFLDDSQVGEQLSRLIVRPPDWLVLTTGVGTEALLQTAERLGLAEPFVQALGAMRIASRGYKTVNVLRKLGIAPEVRDDDGTTAGLLRAMGAYDLCGRSVALQLYGDPAPRLIGELAARGALCEELLPYRHVAPEGDVVATLIEEIVSGQVEAVALTSTVQVRYVMGSAAKLGRLEAVRAAFASRVLAVAVGKVTAEAMQEEGVERVLFPEEERMGSMVVAMSKYFGGGRASVEGEAELDGAVGDCAGGRPGGGLSLSLGVDLNASASA
- the nirD gene encoding nitrite reductase small subunit NirD, whose translation is MNEMIIGHISEFPERAGRVVRLGDVELALFKLSDGSVRAVENRCPHKNGKLSEGIVCDHHVYCPLHDWKIDLHDGLVQAPDEGCVETFAARVDGSGNVVLQVPEGAGVRKVS
- the nirB gene encoding nitrite reductase large subunit NirB; the encoded protein is MRKKLVMIGNGMAGVSFVEQLLKLNPQRYEIAIIGAEPHPNYNRIMLSSVLAGEAGIKDIILNDWDWYLDNGIALHAGQQAVSVDAEARIVTTDQGLALPYDELVFATGSLPFMPPLPGADKEGVIAFRDIKDCETMMETARTYRKAIVIGGGLLGIEAARGLINLGMEVSVVHIHSYLMERQLDATASRLLQAELEAQGMRFLLQKQSAAITGGDRVTGLAFQDGTHEETDLIVMAAGIRPNVGLAKDSGLGVNRGIIVDDFMACGIPGISAVGECVEHRGVVYGLVAPLYEQGAVLAKRLAGVETEGYHGSVLSTKLKVSGVNVFSAGSFVDEPGTKSLRVQDDLDGIYKKVVFANGKVIGAVLFGDTSDSSRLFSAIRSGKDFTGNEKEVLFGPSGGSGGGAGGKTVSTADLVAAMSGDEIVCGCNGVTKDTLVEAIAEKGCVSVGELKACTKASGGCGGCKPLVEAILATTLGADQVAVVKEGICGCTPLSRDEVVGAIRQMHLTTTKEVMHVLEWNNPEGCSKCRPALNYYLGMAFPEEHEDELESRFVNERNHANIQKDGTFSVVPRIYGGVTTPEDLKKIATVAEKYQVPLVKITGGQRIDLLGVKKEDLPGMWKDLDMPSGYAYGKALRTVKTCVGNTFCRFGTQDAIKMGVDLEKKFERLNTPHKVKLAVSGCPRNCAEATIKDLGVVAIDGGWEIYVAGNGGTRVRAADLLTKVKTEEEVLAWTGAYLQYYRETANYMERTSEWSIRIGLDTIKAALEKQEDRDALNARIDRTLDLMQDPWKQIIENDDLRNAFDALTAPVDTEAAAASASVSVPDGPAKP